The genomic segment CCCGAACCGGCAGAGCGAGACCGTCTCTCCGGAAAGGCTCACGAGCTTGCGGTCGAGAATGGCGGGGCAGGCGGCCTCCGCGGCAAAGCCGCGCTCCGCCGAGCCCGACGCGATGACAGCAACAAGGATCGATACCACGAACGATGCCCGGGCCATACGGTTCACTTCCGCACCCTTTCTATCACGGCGCCGGGAACGATGCACCCCCGGCATTGACACGACTCCCCTGCGGCGAATAAAAGGTCGGTTGGAGCCGCCGGGGATGTCGGCGGCCCGAAACCCGGAGGGAGGAGCATTCCCATGATGACGCTTTACTTCAGTCCCGGAGCCTGCTCACTGGCGTCGCACATCGGCCTGGAGGAGACCGGCGCGCCCTACGAGGCCAAGCTGATCCTGCTCGCGAAGAAGCAGCAGCTGACCGAGGAGTACTTGAAGATCAATCCGCGCGGCAAGGTGCCGGCGCTGAGCGTCGACGGCCGGGTGCTGGTCGAGAACACGGCGATCCTCACGTACCTCGCCCGGCGCTTCCCCGAGAAAAAGCTCATGCCGGCCGATCCGTTCGAAGAGGCGCGCTGCATCTCGACGATGTGCTGGTTCTCCAGCGTCGTCCATCCCTCCTTCCAGCGCTGCAACCGCCCGGAGCGCTTCGCCGAGAGCGAGGTGGCGTACGAGGCGATCAAGGCGAACGGGCGGAAATCGTTCTGGGCCAACCTCCAGGAGATCGACGCCATGTTCAAGGGGAACGACTGGATCATGGGCCCTCAGTACACCGTCGTCGACCCCTACGCGCTGGTCTTCTACGGCTGGGGCCTTCGCGGCCAGTTCCCGATGCACGAGCTCAGGGCTTATACGGCGTGGCGGGAACGGATGATGAACCGCCCCACCGTGCGCAAGATCGTCGAGGAGGAGCAGAAGCTCGCGGCGTAGAGGGGAAGTCCGGGGCTTCACCGTCCGAAGGCTCAAAAATCTTCGTCGGCGCAAACCGCTTGAACGTGTCGAACGACGCCAGGCGCGTCCGTCGAGCCTTCGAACGATCGCGCCGCCTGGAAGCCCTACAGCTTTTTCGCCGAGCGCTTGCCGTTCATGTGCCTGAGCGTCACCTGAATGATCCGGTTGGTGGCGCTCTGGTGGATGAGCAGGTTTCCGTCGCGGGTCGGCCTCATGTGTCTCACGATCCCGGAGTAGATCCCGCCGGAGGGGATCGGCCAGCTCTGGAAGCGCTCCGTGGCCGGATCGAAGCGCACCAGAGTGTCCGGCCGCTGCCCCGACTCGTTGTACCACACGATGTCGTCCACCACGGCGATCGCGTAGGGGTGCGATCGCGGGCCGCTCGGTGAAGGCCACTCGCGGCTCTGCCCGGTCCTGGGGTCGAAGCGGCCGAGCCGGCCGAGGCTCGAGTTTACGTACCAGATCGTCCCGTCGCTCGCGAAGTCGAGGCGCCGGACGGTGGTCTTGGGGTCGGGGAGCGTGTACTGCCTTGCCGCCATCGTCTCCGGCTCGACCCTGATCAGGCAGTTGCGGCCGTTGCACGCGACCCACAGCGAGCCGTCCGCGGCCTCCTTGATGCCGTAGGGGCGCGAGTTCGGCATCGGCATGGCGACGAGCTCGATCGCGCCCGTCGCCGGGATCAGCCGGCCGACCATATTGCTCACCTGCAGCGTGAACCACAGTCGCCCCTTCTTGTCGAAGATCAACGTGTGCGGGTCCCGGGCCGCCGGATCCGGCATCCTGTATTCCGTGATCCGGTTCGCCTTCGGCTCGAGCTTGCCGATGGTCGCGTTGCCGTTGCCGGTGTACCAGATGTTGCCGTCCCGGTCGGGGGTCACGCTGTGGGGCCTCGCGCCCTTCGGCAGGCTGTACTCCCACACCTCGCCCGTCCGCGGGTCGATCCGGCCCACGAGATCCGCCCACATTCCCGCCCACCAGATCGATCCGTCGGGCGCCTCCACCGGGTCGCGGGCGCGCTGCCCCGGAGTGGGAACCCTCCACTCGCGAAACGCAATCGAGACGCTGCCGGGCACGAGCCTGGGCTTGCGGTCGGGACGCGGCGGGAAGTTCGCGGCGAGGTACTTCGCGATCGTGTCGCCGGCGGGGTTGGCGGAGAAATCGATCATCGTCTCGATCAGCTCCCGCCAGCCCTCGCGCGTGTAGCCGGCGCTGCGCGTGATCTCGTTGGTCTGGTGGCACGCCGTGCACATGCCCTGGACCAACGGCTTACCCGGGCCGTCGGGGAGATCCGCCTTCTGGCTCCAGGCGACAAAGGGGGCGGCCAGGAGAAAACACAGCCCCGCCGACCAGGCTATCCACAGTTTCGTCATGGCTTTGCCTCCGCGTTCGGACGCTTACGGCTCCGTTTCCTTACGTGGAAAGACCGGGCCGGTGCCCGCTATTCCTCCTCGTCCCCTTCTTCCTCCGCTGCGCTCTCCATCATCTCGTCGAAATCCTCCGGCAGCTCCTCGCCGGTCTCGTCGGCCATCTCCCTGGCCCAGCGTGCCATCGCCTTGGGATCGTCCATGTCGC from the Candidatus Zixiibacteriota bacterium genome contains:
- a CDS encoding glutathione S-transferase family protein; protein product: MMTLYFSPGACSLASHIGLEETGAPYEAKLILLAKKQQLTEEYLKINPRGKVPALSVDGRVLVENTAILTYLARRFPEKKLMPADPFEEARCISTMCWFSSVVHPSFQRCNRPERFAESEVAYEAIKANGRKSFWANLQEIDAMFKGNDWIMGPQYTVVDPYALVFYGWGLRGQFPMHELRAYTAWRERMMNRPTVRKIVEEEQKLAA
- a CDS encoding cytochrome C, which translates into the protein MTKLWIAWSAGLCFLLAAPFVAWSQKADLPDGPGKPLVQGMCTACHQTNEITRSAGYTREGWRELIETMIDFSANPAGDTIAKYLAANFPPRPDRKPRLVPGSVSIAFREWRVPTPGQRARDPVEAPDGSIWWAGMWADLVGRIDPRTGEVWEYSLPKGARPHSVTPDRDGNIWYTGNGNATIGKLEPKANRITEYRMPDPAARDPHTLIFDKKGRLWFTLQVSNMVGRLIPATGAIELVAMPMPNSRPYGIKEAADGSLWVACNGRNCLIRVEPETMAARQYTLPDPKTTVRRLDFASDGTIWYVNSSLGRLGRFDPRTGQSREWPSPSGPRSHPYAIAVVDDIVWYNESGQRPDTLVRFDPATERFQSWPIPSGGIYSGIVRHMRPTRDGNLLIHQSATNRIIQVTLRHMNGKRSAKKL